In a single window of the Frondihabitans peucedani genome:
- a CDS encoding DsbA family oxidoreductase has translation MNSSTPIKVDVWSDIACPWCFIGKRKFEAAAASFDGEVEVEYHSFELSPDTPVDFEGNEVEFLAGHKGLAPAQAKQMLDTVGGIAESVGLHYDFNAMHHTNTVKAHQLLHYAKARGVQLVLTEALLSAYFEQGRHLGRLDVLADIAAEAGLDRDDVLRSLESDEHLADVRADQAQAAEYGINGVPFFVFENTYGVSGAQDPAVFADVLRTVAAEIASGSAGEPSGQTDEAAAR, from the coding sequence GTGAATTCGAGTACTCCCATCAAGGTCGACGTCTGGTCCGACATCGCGTGCCCGTGGTGCTTCATCGGCAAGCGCAAATTCGAGGCCGCCGCCGCCTCCTTCGACGGGGAGGTCGAGGTCGAGTACCACTCGTTCGAGCTCTCGCCCGACACCCCCGTCGACTTCGAGGGCAACGAGGTCGAGTTCCTCGCCGGTCACAAGGGCCTCGCCCCGGCCCAGGCGAAGCAGATGCTCGACACCGTCGGCGGGATCGCCGAGTCGGTCGGGCTCCACTACGACTTCAACGCCATGCACCACACCAACACGGTCAAGGCGCACCAGCTCCTGCACTACGCCAAGGCGCGCGGCGTGCAGCTCGTGCTGACCGAGGCTCTCCTGTCGGCCTACTTCGAGCAGGGCCGTCACCTCGGCCGGCTCGACGTCCTCGCCGACATCGCCGCCGAGGCCGGCCTCGACCGCGACGACGTGCTGCGCTCCCTCGAGAGCGACGAGCACCTCGCGGACGTCCGGGCCGATCAGGCCCAGGCGGCCGAGTACGGCATCAACGGCGTCCCGTTCTTCGTCTTCGAGAACACCTACGGGGTGTCGGGCGCGCAGGATCCCGCGGTCTTCGCCGACGTCCTCCGCACGGTCGCCGCCGAGATCGCCAGCGGCTCGGCCGGCGAGCCCTCCGGCCAGACCGACGAGGCGGCCGCCCGATGA
- a CDS encoding glycine--tRNA ligase: MAAPNRLDSVIALAKRRGFVYQAGEIYGGSRSAWDYGPLGVALKENIKQQWWKFMVQGRDDIVGLDSSVILPRKVWEASGHVEVFSDPLVESLHTHKRFRADHLLEAYEQKHGHPPVNGLADIRDPDTGQEGSWTEPQNFSGLLKTFLGPVDNEQGMAYLRPETAQGIFVNFANVMGSARMKPPFGIAQVGKSFRNEITPGNFIFRTREFEQMEMEFFVEPGTDEEWFQYWIDACEEWYLQLGITPENMRRYEHPTEKLSHYSKRTVDLEYKFRFAGSEWGELMGVANRTDFDLRTHSEASGVDLSYFDQTKNERWIPFVIEPAFGLTRALMAFLVDSFHEDEAPNAKGGVDKRTVLKLDRRLSPVKVAVLPLSRNENLSPLARSVAAGLRKHWNIDFDDAGAIGRRYRRQDEIGTPFCVTVDFDSLDDNAVTVRERDTMAQERVSLDKLEGYLAGQLIGC, encoded by the coding sequence GTGGCAGCCCCCAACCGTCTCGATTCCGTCATCGCCCTGGCCAAGCGCCGGGGGTTCGTCTACCAGGCGGGCGAGATCTACGGCGGTTCGCGGTCGGCCTGGGACTACGGGCCCCTCGGCGTCGCGCTCAAAGAGAACATCAAGCAGCAGTGGTGGAAGTTCATGGTGCAGGGCCGCGACGACATCGTCGGGCTCGACTCCTCGGTGATCCTGCCCCGCAAGGTGTGGGAGGCGTCCGGCCACGTCGAGGTCTTCAGCGACCCTCTCGTCGAGTCGCTCCACACCCACAAGCGCTTCCGCGCCGATCACCTGCTCGAGGCGTACGAGCAGAAGCACGGCCACCCGCCGGTCAACGGCCTCGCCGACATCCGCGACCCCGACACCGGCCAGGAGGGCTCGTGGACCGAGCCGCAGAACTTCTCCGGCCTCCTCAAGACCTTCCTCGGCCCGGTCGACAACGAGCAGGGCATGGCGTACCTCCGCCCCGAGACCGCGCAGGGCATCTTCGTCAACTTCGCGAACGTCATGGGCTCGGCGCGCATGAAGCCCCCCTTCGGCATCGCACAGGTCGGCAAGTCGTTCCGCAACGAGATCACCCCCGGCAACTTCATCTTCCGCACCCGCGAGTTCGAGCAGATGGAGATGGAGTTCTTCGTCGAGCCCGGCACCGACGAGGAGTGGTTCCAGTACTGGATAGACGCCTGCGAGGAGTGGTACCTGCAGCTCGGCATCACGCCCGAGAACATGCGCCGCTACGAGCACCCGACCGAGAAGCTGTCGCACTACTCCAAGCGCACCGTCGACCTTGAGTACAAGTTCCGCTTCGCGGGCTCGGAGTGGGGCGAGCTCATGGGAGTCGCGAACCGCACGGACTTCGATCTCCGCACGCACTCCGAGGCCTCCGGCGTCGACCTGTCGTACTTCGACCAGACCAAGAACGAGCGCTGGATACCCTTCGTCATCGAGCCCGCATTCGGTCTGACCCGCGCGCTGATGGCGTTCCTCGTCGACTCGTTCCACGAAGACGAGGCGCCCAACGCCAAGGGCGGCGTCGACAAGCGCACCGTGCTGAAGCTCGACCGGCGCCTCTCGCCCGTCAAGGTCGCCGTGCTGCCGCTGTCGCGCAACGAGAACCTCTCGCCGCTCGCGCGCTCGGTCGCGGCCGGCCTCCGCAAGCACTGGAACATCGACTTCGACGACGCCGGCGCGATCGGCCGCCGCTACCGCCGCCAAGACGAGATCGGCACGCCGTTCTGCGTCACCGTCGACTTCGACTCGCTCGACGACAACGCCGTGACCGTGCGCGAGCGCGACACGATGGCGCAAGAGCGGGTGTCGCTCGACAAGCTCGAGGGATACCTCGCGGGGCAGCTGATCGGCTGCTAG
- a CDS encoding aminotransferase class V-fold PLP-dependent enzyme, whose translation MTSTAEARALFPGGAGYLAACTGGLPSTETVAALRADLDAWSSGVVSPVAAGQIAEDSRAAFARLVGVDVSRVAIGSQTSVMVSVIAAAVPDGAELLCVEGDFSSVVAPFVAQDHRGVRVRNVPLEALGDAVRDDTWLVAYSLVQSATGALADDDAVVAAAAAHGARTLVDLTQAAGVLPVDASRYDATVTHAYKWLCSPRGVAFATFEPGFAAILRPVQAGWYAGDDVWASCYGGDLTLAETARRFDVSPAWQAFVGALPALELFASLDLGDVWRHATGLGDELCRRLGIAPQGQAIVTWADPQGQDLLRLTSGGLTVSGRAGRVRIAFHLWNDETDVDRVVSALAPTGQ comes from the coding sequence ATTACATCGACGGCCGAAGCGCGAGCGCTCTTTCCCGGGGGAGCGGGCTACCTCGCGGCGTGCACCGGCGGTCTCCCGTCGACCGAGACCGTCGCCGCCCTCCGCGCCGATCTCGACGCGTGGTCGTCCGGCGTCGTGTCGCCCGTCGCCGCGGGGCAGATCGCCGAAGACAGCCGCGCGGCATTCGCCCGGCTGGTGGGCGTCGACGTGTCGAGGGTCGCCATCGGCTCGCAGACGTCGGTCATGGTCTCGGTGATCGCGGCCGCCGTGCCCGACGGTGCGGAGCTGCTCTGCGTCGAGGGCGACTTCAGCTCTGTCGTGGCCCCCTTCGTCGCGCAGGATCACCGCGGCGTCCGGGTGAGGAACGTCCCGCTCGAGGCCCTCGGCGACGCCGTCCGCGACGACACGTGGCTCGTGGCCTACTCGCTCGTCCAGTCCGCCACCGGGGCACTCGCCGACGACGACGCGGTGGTCGCCGCTGCCGCCGCCCACGGGGCACGCACCCTCGTCGATCTGACGCAGGCCGCAGGAGTCCTGCCCGTCGACGCGTCGCGCTACGACGCGACCGTCACGCACGCCTACAAGTGGCTGTGCTCGCCGCGCGGCGTCGCGTTCGCCACCTTCGAGCCCGGGTTCGCCGCGATCCTGCGCCCCGTCCAGGCGGGCTGGTACGCCGGCGACGACGTCTGGGCATCCTGCTACGGCGGCGACCTCACTCTCGCCGAGACCGCGCGGCGTTTCGACGTGTCGCCGGCCTGGCAGGCCTTCGTCGGAGCGCTGCCCGCCCTCGAGCTCTTCGCGTCGCTCGACCTGGGCGACGTCTGGCGCCACGCGACCGGGCTCGGCGACGAGCTCTGCCGACGGCTGGGGATCGCGCCCCAGGGGCAGGCGATCGTGACCTGGGCCGATCCTCAGGGGCAGGACCTCCTCCGGCTGACGAGCGGGGGGCTCACCGTCTCGGGTCGCGCGGGCCGCGTCAGGATCGCGTTCCACCTCTGGAACGACGAGACCGACGTGGACCGCGTGGTCTCGGCTCTGGCCCCGACCGGCCAGTAG
- a CDS encoding LysR family transcriptional regulator translates to MPSDLDLLDLRVIRALADTGSVTAAAARLGYSQPAVTQRLRRAEAQLGQPLVLRSTRGVTLTEAGRRLAQHAVHVQAALDAARQELDELAGTTTGTLRLAGFPSASPTLVPALLSTLHDRQPGLTVSYVEVEPPEGLDLLRSGSIDLALTFSYPGDGRGQAPTSTATTPDVVVETPLYRDTMLAVAPAGSFAGSGAALATLSGARFIGGCPRCRGHLLAACRRAGFEPDIVLETDNALAVTGLVAAGLGVAVLPSLSLVSAGLPDGVESRPLDGDDDRVVHVAHASGAERVPAVRVAVEALASLDPARFGLRPLRPDVSTRG, encoded by the coding sequence GTGCCGTCCGACCTCGATCTCCTCGACCTCCGCGTCATCCGCGCCCTCGCCGACACCGGCAGCGTGACCGCCGCTGCGGCGCGCCTCGGCTACAGCCAGCCGGCCGTCACGCAGCGGCTCCGCCGGGCCGAGGCGCAGCTCGGGCAGCCCCTCGTCCTGCGCTCCACCCGCGGGGTGACGCTCACGGAGGCGGGCCGCCGACTCGCGCAGCACGCGGTGCACGTGCAGGCCGCCCTCGACGCGGCCCGCCAGGAGCTCGACGAGCTCGCGGGCACGACGACCGGGACCCTGAGGCTGGCCGGCTTCCCGAGCGCCTCCCCCACGCTCGTGCCCGCGCTCCTGTCGACTCTCCACGACCGGCAGCCGGGGCTCACCGTCTCGTACGTGGAGGTCGAGCCGCCCGAGGGCCTCGACCTCCTGCGCTCGGGGTCGATCGATCTCGCGCTCACCTTCAGCTATCCGGGCGACGGTCGAGGCCAGGCGCCCACGTCGACCGCCACGACGCCGGACGTCGTCGTCGAGACCCCCCTCTACCGGGACACCATGCTGGCCGTCGCCCCGGCCGGCTCGTTCGCAGGATCGGGAGCAGCCCTCGCCACCCTGTCCGGAGCCCGCTTCATCGGCGGCTGCCCGCGCTGCCGCGGTCACCTCCTGGCGGCCTGCCGCCGGGCGGGGTTCGAGCCCGACATCGTGCTCGAGACCGACAACGCCCTGGCCGTCACCGGACTCGTCGCGGCGGGCCTCGGAGTCGCGGTCCTGCCCTCGCTGTCGCTCGTCTCGGCGGGTCTGCCCGACGGCGTGGAGTCGAGGCCGCTCGACGGCGACGACGACCGCGTCGTCCACGTCGCCCACGCGTCCGGCGCCGAGCGCGTCCCTGCGGTGCGGGTCGCCGTCGAGGCGCTCGCGTCTCTCGATCCTGCGCGGTTCGGGCTCCGGCCCCTGCGCCCGGATGTCAGCACCCGCGGTTAG
- a CDS encoding isoprenyl transferase, whose translation MMPKSMEYKPLDWQGGEPPSYPAGSVPKHVAVVMDGNGRWANARGLPRIEGHKAGEAALLEVVAGAIQVGVQHLSVYVFSTENWKRSPEEVRFLMGFNREVLHRRREQLNAWGVRIRWSGRRPKLWASVINELRVAEEATKQNSTMTLNMCVNYGGRNELTDAVQSIAAEVAAGRLKPSGITEKVIQRHLYQPQLPDVDLFVRSSGEQRTSNFQLWESAYAEMVFLDRLWPDFTREDLWQAIDVYTGRGRRFGGAVDAPEPTPST comes from the coding sequence ATGATGCCGAAGTCGATGGAGTACAAGCCGCTCGACTGGCAGGGCGGCGAGCCGCCGTCGTACCCGGCCGGCTCGGTCCCGAAGCACGTCGCGGTCGTCATGGACGGCAACGGCCGGTGGGCGAACGCCCGTGGCCTGCCCAGGATCGAGGGGCACAAGGCGGGCGAGGCCGCCCTCCTCGAGGTGGTGGCCGGGGCGATCCAGGTCGGGGTGCAGCACCTCAGCGTCTACGTGTTCTCGACCGAGAACTGGAAGCGGAGCCCCGAGGAGGTGCGGTTCCTGATGGGGTTCAACCGCGAGGTCCTCCACCGGCGCCGCGAGCAGCTGAATGCCTGGGGTGTGCGGATCCGCTGGTCGGGGCGCCGGCCGAAGCTCTGGGCCTCCGTGATCAACGAGCTGCGGGTGGCCGAGGAGGCCACGAAGCAGAACTCGACCATGACGCTGAACATGTGCGTGAACTACGGCGGCCGCAACGAGCTGACCGACGCGGTCCAGTCGATCGCGGCCGAGGTCGCCGCGGGGCGCCTGAAGCCGTCGGGGATCACCGAGAAGGTCATCCAGCGGCACCTCTACCAGCCGCAGCTGCCCGACGTCGACCTGTTCGTCCGGTCGTCGGGGGAGCAGCGCACCTCGAACTTCCAGCTGTGGGAGTCGGCCTACGCCGAGATGGTGTTCCTCGACCGGCTCTGGCCCGACTTCACGCGCGAGGACCTCTGGCAGGCCATCGACGTGTACACCGGTCGCGGCCGCAGGTTCGGCGGCGCGGTGGACGCGCCCGAGCCGACGCCCTCGACCTAG
- the recO gene encoding DNA repair protein RecO: protein MPVYRDECVILRTHKLGEADRILTMLSRSHGKIRAVAKGVRRTASKFGARLEPFMVADLQLYEGRSLDIVTQAESIGSYGADIVSDYGSYTAANVMVETADKLTDAEAGLQQYLLLVGALRALARREHDSQLTLDSYLLRALSIAGWAPSFGDCAVTGAPGPHSAFVVQLGGVVADAAAPPGAPRLDPATLELLAALLTGDWPTAEASRESTRNQASGVVAAYTQWHLERGLKSLPHVDRTIPAARLPAVDVRGVIL, encoded by the coding sequence GTGCCCGTGTACCGAGACGAATGCGTGATCCTGCGCACCCACAAGCTGGGTGAGGCCGACCGCATCCTGACGATGCTCAGCCGGTCGCACGGCAAGATCCGGGCCGTCGCGAAGGGCGTCCGGCGCACGGCCTCGAAGTTCGGGGCGCGGCTCGAGCCATTCATGGTGGCCGACCTCCAGCTCTACGAGGGCCGGAGCCTCGACATCGTCACCCAGGCCGAGTCGATCGGGTCGTACGGCGCCGACATCGTCTCCGACTACGGCAGCTACACGGCCGCGAACGTCATGGTCGAGACGGCCGACAAGCTGACCGACGCCGAGGCCGGCCTCCAGCAGTACCTCCTGCTTGTCGGCGCCCTCCGCGCCCTGGCTCGCCGCGAGCACGACTCGCAGCTGACCCTCGACTCCTACCTGCTCCGGGCCCTCTCGATCGCAGGATGGGCGCCGAGCTTCGGCGACTGCGCCGTCACGGGCGCTCCCGGGCCCCACTCGGCCTTCGTCGTGCAGCTCGGAGGGGTGGTGGCCGACGCGGCGGCGCCTCCCGGAGCACCGCGTCTCGATCCTGCGACCCTCGAGCTCCTCGCGGCCCTCCTCACCGGCGACTGGCCGACGGCGGAGGCCTCCCGGGAGTCCACCCGCAACCAGGCGAGCGGCGTCGTCGCCGCCTACACCCAGTGGCACCTCGAGCGCGGGCTCAAGTCGCTGCCGCACGTCGACCGCACCATCCCGGCCGCGCGGCTCCCCGCCGTGGACGTCCGGGGAGTGATCCTGTGA
- a CDS encoding trimeric intracellular cation channel family protein, protein MSATALSIPLWADLLAVTIGSLQGALFASQFRERRVDLLGVAIIGTATGLGGGILRDVLLGDVPRALQTNWYLLVALFASLLGMLLQRLFNRLAGFITVLDALTIGLFGAIGSTKALSMGLPEVPAIFVGVISAVGGSVLRDLLMNLTIAMMHVGSLYAVAAGAGTAVLVACVTFGAPTLTAAIAGTTTTFLIRLLAVRFGWTLPEQRALSRLPRWRRPR, encoded by the coding sequence GTGTCCGCCACAGCTCTCTCCATCCCCCTCTGGGCGGATCTTCTGGCCGTGACGATCGGCAGCCTGCAGGGCGCGCTCTTCGCGAGTCAGTTCCGGGAGCGGAGGGTCGACCTGCTCGGGGTCGCCATCATCGGCACTGCGACCGGGCTCGGGGGCGGGATCCTGCGCGACGTGCTCCTCGGCGACGTGCCCCGGGCTCTCCAGACCAACTGGTACCTGCTGGTGGCGCTGTTCGCGTCGCTGCTCGGCATGCTCCTGCAGCGCCTGTTCAACCGGCTCGCCGGGTTCATCACCGTGCTCGACGCCCTGACCATCGGCCTCTTCGGCGCCATCGGGTCGACGAAGGCGCTCTCGATGGGGCTGCCGGAGGTCCCCGCGATCTTCGTGGGCGTCATCTCGGCCGTCGGCGGCTCGGTGCTCCGCGATCTGCTGATGAACCTGACGATCGCGATGATGCACGTCGGCTCGCTGTACGCGGTCGCCGCCGGCGCGGGCACGGCCGTGCTCGTGGCCTGCGTGACTTTCGGGGCGCCCACCCTGACCGCGGCGATCGCGGGCACCACGACGACGTTCCTGATCCGGCTGCTCGCCGTGCGCTTCGGCTGGACCCTGCCCGAGCAGCGGGCGCTCTCGCGTCTGCCGCGCTGGCGGCGTCCGCGCTAG